The sequence below is a genomic window from Deltaproteobacteria bacterium GWC2_55_46.
ATGAAGTGGCGCGCAAGTTCAAGGCCGGGAGGATTATTCTCGGTCACACGCTTGACGACCAGGCTGAGACTGTGCTCATGCGACTTATAAAAGGCGCGTCACTTTCAGGGCTTACTGGCATACCTCCCAAAAGGGAGAAGTATATAAGGCCCCTTATCGAGACCAAAAGGGATGATATCGAGGGATACGCAGGAGAGGCAGGCCTTAAGTTCGTGGTCGACTCATCAAACCTTGAGGCTAAGTACCTTAGAAACCGGATAAGGCTCGGCCTCATCCCTGCCCTTAAAAAGGAGTATAACCCGAAGATAACAGAGACCATCGCAAGGACCGCGGCGCTCCTTGCCGATGATGACGATTATCTTGAAGGGAGAGCGAAAAAAACGCTCGACAGCGCGTTGGTCTCTTCCGTCAGAGGCTCTGTAACCCTCGACCGTAAAAGGCTACTTCGCCTCCATCAGGCGCTCTCATCCAGGGTATTTCTCATGGCGGCTCGCCTGTTGGGCAGGGAGACGGAGCTTTTGAGCGCCCACGTCGGGTCGTTTTTAAGCATTGTAAAGGGCAGGAGGCCTAACGCGTCGGTCAAGATGCCGGGCGGGCTCAGGGCAGAGCGGGTCTATGACAGGGTTACTCTTACGTGGGCGCTGGAGGAGGAATTCCCTGAGTACGAGGTAGAGATACTGGTCCCGGGAAGGACAATGATAGCAGGCGCAGGCGTGATAGTCGCCAGTATACTGAAGCCTCCATCCAGATTCAAAAGAGAGAAGGACGCGGCCTGGTTCGATTATGCACTGCTCAAGGCCTCTGGCCGCCTTATCGCCAGGCAGGCAAGGCCCGGCGACAGGATGGTCCCCTTCGGGATGAAGGGGAGGAGAAAACTCAAGGATATTTTCATAGACGAGAAGGTACCCATGGCAGATAGAAAGCGGACCCCGGTCGTCATTTGCGGCGAGTCTATCATCTGGGTCGCTGGCTTAAGGCAGTC
It includes:
- a CDS encoding tRNA lysidine(34) synthetase TilS yields the protein MPDLLKQVKDTIRKHEMLSGGEAVVAAVSGGADSVVMLHALWSLRDELKLKIIVAHLDHGLRGAESRRDYLFVKGLARSMGLPFEGRRLKKGTLKAIGGSVQEAARNIRYEFLDEVARKFKAGRIILGHTLDDQAETVLMRLIKGASLSGLTGIPPKREKYIRPLIETKRDDIEGYAGEAGLKFVVDSSNLEAKYLRNRIRLGLIPALKKEYNPKITETIARTAALLADDDDYLEGRAKKTLDSALVSSVRGSVTLDRKRLLRLHQALSSRVFLMAARLLGRETELLSAHVGSFLSIVKGRRPNASVKMPGGLRAERVYDRVTLTWALEEEFPEYEVEILVPGRTMIAGAGVIVASILKPPSRFKREKDAAWFDYALLKASGRLIARQARPGDRMVPFGMKGRRKLKDIFIDEKVPMADRKRTPVVICGESIIWVAGLRQSAGFRVGKGIKKALKLEFRRE